One Paraburkholderia aromaticivorans genomic region harbors:
- the dnaN gene encoding DNA polymerase III subunit beta, giving the protein MQLVKTERDNLLRPLQTVSGIVERRHTLPILANLLITKNGPDVSFLSTDLELQITTRADFGVGGDSVATTVAARKLLDILRAMPDGQVTLTLNDKRLTVQSGKSRFALQTLAADEFPTVAQAKDYGANLVVPQKTFRQLLGMVHFSMAQQDIRYYLNGMLLVVDGDQLMAVATDGHRLAFSSMKIEGSFQRQEVIIPRKTILELQRLLEDIDDTLKIDIAQTQVKFTFGQVELVSKLVEGKFPDFQRVIPKSHKNQFVIGREELQRSLQRAAILTSDKFKGVRCIIEPGQLKIMSTNADQEEAQEELEIAYDGDSVDIGFNVTYLLDVLANLKVDTLQVSLGDASSSALITIPENDEFKYVVMPMRI; this is encoded by the coding sequence ATGCAACTGGTCAAGACCGAACGCGATAACCTCCTCAGGCCGCTGCAAACTGTGAGCGGCATCGTCGAACGCCGCCATACGTTGCCGATCCTCGCCAATTTGCTGATTACCAAGAACGGCCCCGACGTGTCGTTCCTGTCCACCGACCTCGAGTTGCAGATCACCACGCGTGCCGATTTCGGCGTGGGCGGCGATTCGGTGGCGACCACGGTGGCAGCAAGAAAGCTCCTCGACATTCTGCGCGCCATGCCCGACGGGCAGGTCACGCTCACGCTGAACGACAAGCGTCTGACCGTGCAATCCGGCAAGAGCCGCTTTGCGCTGCAAACGCTCGCCGCGGACGAATTCCCCACGGTCGCGCAAGCTAAAGACTACGGCGCGAACCTCGTGGTTCCCCAAAAGACGTTCCGTCAGTTGCTCGGCATGGTCCATTTTTCGATGGCCCAGCAGGACATCCGCTACTACCTGAACGGCATGCTGCTGGTAGTGGACGGCGACCAGCTGATGGCGGTCGCAACGGACGGTCACCGTCTGGCGTTCTCGTCCATGAAGATCGAAGGCTCGTTCCAGCGTCAGGAAGTGATCATTCCGCGCAAGACGATTCTGGAACTGCAGCGTCTGCTGGAAGACATCGACGACACGCTGAAGATCGACATTGCGCAGACGCAGGTCAAGTTCACGTTCGGCCAGGTCGAACTGGTGTCGAAGCTGGTGGAAGGCAAATTCCCCGACTTCCAGCGCGTGATTCCGAAGTCGCACAAGAATCAGTTCGTGATCGGCCGTGAAGAACTGCAGCGCTCGCTGCAACGCGCCGCGATTCTGACGTCGGACAAATTCAAGGGCGTGCGCTGCATCATCGAGCCGGGCCAGTTGAAGATCATGTCGACCAACGCCGATCAGGAAGAGGCGCAGGAAGAACTGGAAATCGCATACGACGGCGACAGCGTCGATATCGGGTTCAACGTCACGTATCTGCTCGACGTGCTCGCGAACCTGAAGGTCGACACGTTGCAAGTGAGCCTGGGCGACGCCAGCTCCAGCGCGTTGATCACGATTCCCGAGAACGACGAATTCAAATACGTCGTGATGCCGATGCGCATCTAA